A region of Leclercia adecarboxylata DNA encodes the following proteins:
- a CDS encoding Na(+)-translocating NADH-quinone reductase subunit A: MIRIRKGLDLPISGIPEQQISPCAPPRHVAILGDDYVGMRPTMLVQEGDSVIKGQALFEDKKNPGVLFTAPASGTVVAINRGERRILQSVVIRTEGEGEREFTRHESSDLATLTRQAVQSQLLESGLWTAFRTRPFSKTPVPDTVPAAIFVTAIDTNPLCADPQPIILAERQAFDAGLTVLTRLTEGKVHVCQASGGKLGGHPQGQVTFNTFAGPHPAGLPGTHIHFLEAVSLTKQVWHLNYQDAIAIGKLFTTGQLCTERVIALGGPQMRNPRLVRTCMGADINELLVDETLEGENRHISGSVLSGRHAVGTQAYLGRFHLQVSVVKEGREKELFGWVMPGKEKFSVTRTTLGHFLRNKLFNFSTDTNGGERAMVPIGNYERVMPLDILPTMLLRDLLAGDTDSAQALGCLELDEEDLALCTYVCPGKYEYGPVLREVLTRIEQEG; this comes from the coding sequence ATGATTAGAATCAGAAAAGGACTTGATTTGCCGATTTCCGGCATTCCAGAACAGCAGATTTCTCCCTGCGCGCCGCCCCGCCACGTTGCGATTCTGGGGGATGATTACGTGGGCATGCGTCCCACTATGCTGGTGCAGGAAGGCGACAGCGTCATCAAGGGGCAGGCGTTATTCGAGGATAAAAAAAATCCTGGGGTCCTCTTTACTGCGCCCGCCAGCGGGACGGTGGTCGCCATCAATCGTGGCGAGCGCCGGATATTGCAGTCGGTAGTGATCCGGACTGAAGGGGAGGGTGAGCGAGAGTTTACCCGCCACGAATCTTCGGATCTCGCCACGCTCACCCGCCAGGCCGTACAGTCGCAACTGCTGGAATCGGGGCTGTGGACGGCATTTCGTACCCGCCCCTTCAGCAAAACCCCGGTGCCCGACACCGTTCCGGCCGCTATCTTTGTCACCGCCATCGACACCAATCCGCTCTGCGCCGACCCGCAGCCCATTATTCTGGCCGAGCGTCAGGCTTTTGATGCCGGGCTGACCGTGCTTACGCGCCTGACGGAGGGCAAGGTGCATGTCTGCCAGGCGAGCGGCGGCAAACTGGGCGGGCATCCGCAGGGGCAAGTGACCTTCAACACCTTTGCCGGGCCGCATCCGGCAGGCCTTCCAGGCACTCATATCCATTTCCTGGAGGCGGTCAGCCTGACCAAACAGGTGTGGCATCTGAACTACCAGGACGCTATCGCCATCGGCAAGCTGTTCACCACCGGCCAGCTTTGCACCGAGCGAGTGATCGCCCTGGGCGGCCCGCAGATGCGCAATCCGCGTCTGGTGCGCACCTGTATGGGCGCGGACATCAACGAGCTGCTGGTGGACGAAACCCTCGAGGGCGAAAACCGTCATATTTCGGGCTCTGTGCTGAGCGGCAGGCATGCGGTGGGCACCCAGGCATATCTCGGGCGCTTCCATTTGCAGGTCAGCGTGGTGAAAGAGGGGCGTGAGAAAGAGCTGTTTGGCTGGGTGATGCCGGGCAAAGAGAAGTTCTCCGTGACCCGCACGACGCTGGGCCATTTCCTGCGCAACAAGCTGTTTAACTTCTCAACGGATACCAACGGTGGCGAGCGGGCGATGGTGCCTATCGGCAACTACGAGCGGGTAATGCCTCTCGATATTCTGCCGACCATGCTGCTGCGCGATCTGCTGGCGGGTGATACCGATAGCGCACAGGCGCTGGGCTGCCTGGAGCTGGATGAAGAAGACCTGGCGCTCTGCACCTACGTTTGCCCCGGAAAATACGAATACGGACCCGTATTGCGCGAGGTGTTAACCCGCATTGAGCAGGAAGGATAA
- a CDS encoding NADH:ubiquinone reductase (Na(+)-transporting) subunit B, producing the protein MGLKHLIEKIEPHFTHGGKLEKYYPLFEATATLLYTPGQVTKGAAHVRDAIDLKRMMILVWFAVFPAMFWGMYNVGLQTIPALNHLYDAQQLQQIIAGDWHYRVAQMLGVSFAADAGWISMMTLGAVYFLPIYMTVFLVGGFWEVLFAIVRKHEINEGFFVTSILFALIVPPTLPLWQAAMGISFGVVIAKEIFGGTGRNFLNPALAGRAFLFFAYPAQISGDLVWTAADGFSGATPLSQWAARGGEALVNNATGQPVSWFDAFIGNIPGSIGEVSTLMILIGGAIILFGRVASWRIVAGVMLGMILTATLFNLIGSATNPMFAMPWYWHLVLGGFAFGMMFMATDPVSASFTNKGKWYYGALIGAMCVLIRVVNPAYPEGMMLAILFANLFAPLFDYLVVRANIKRRKARG; encoded by the coding sequence ATGGGCCTGAAACATCTCATTGAAAAAATAGAGCCGCACTTTACCCACGGCGGCAAGCTGGAAAAGTACTACCCGCTGTTTGAAGCGACGGCGACGCTCCTCTATACGCCAGGGCAGGTCACTAAAGGCGCCGCGCACGTGCGTGATGCCATTGACCTCAAGCGCATGATGATCCTCGTCTGGTTCGCCGTGTTCCCGGCAATGTTCTGGGGCATGTACAACGTCGGGCTGCAAACCATTCCGGCGCTGAACCATCTTTATGATGCCCAGCAGCTGCAGCAGATCATCGCGGGCGACTGGCACTACCGGGTGGCGCAGATGTTGGGCGTCAGCTTTGCCGCGGATGCCGGTTGGATCAGCATGATGACGCTGGGGGCAGTCTACTTCCTGCCCATCTACATGACGGTATTTCTGGTCGGTGGCTTCTGGGAAGTGCTGTTCGCCATCGTGCGCAAGCACGAGATCAACGAAGGCTTCTTTGTTACCTCGATTTTGTTCGCCCTGATTGTGCCGCCGACGTTACCGCTATGGCAGGCGGCGATGGGGATCAGCTTTGGCGTGGTGATTGCGAAGGAGATCTTCGGTGGCACCGGGCGCAACTTCCTTAACCCGGCTCTTGCCGGACGCGCGTTCCTGTTCTTTGCTTACCCAGCGCAAATCTCCGGCGATCTGGTCTGGACGGCCGCAGACGGTTTTTCCGGCGCGACGCCTCTGTCCCAGTGGGCTGCCCGCGGCGGGGAAGCGCTGGTCAATAACGCCACTGGACAGCCGGTCAGCTGGTTCGATGCCTTTATCGGCAACATTCCAGGCTCGATAGGTGAAGTCTCCACGCTGATGATCCTGATTGGCGGGGCCATCATTCTGTTTGGCCGCGTCGCCTCCTGGCGCATCGTGGCGGGCGTCATGCTCGGCATGATCCTTACCGCAACGCTGTTTAACCTGATTGGCTCGGCGACGAATCCCATGTTTGCCATGCCGTGGTACTGGCATCTGGTGCTGGGCGGTTTCGCCTTCGGCATGATGTTTATGGCTACCGACCCGGTTTCGGCGTCCTTTACCAATAAAGGAAAATGGTATTACGGGGCGCTGATTGGCGCGATGTGCGTGCTGATCCGTGTCGTTAACCCGGCCTATCCGGAAGGGATGATGCTGGCGATCCTGTTCGCCAACCTGTTTGCGCCGCTGTTCGATTACCTGGTGGTGCGTGCCAACATCAAGCGGAGGAAGGCGCGTGGCTGA
- a CDS encoding Na(+)-translocating NADH-quinone reductase subunit C has translation MAEIKNNDSIGKTLMVVVVLCLVCSIVVAGSAVGLKSRQQEQRALDKQRNILAVAGLMNGEMSAEDVAQTFASRITPRLVDLNTGELLETDPSGYNQAQALKDPQRSTELDASQDPAGIKRRSNTAEIYLVRDEQQRVQELVLPIYGNGLWSMMYAFVALNTDGRTVKGITYYDQGETPGLGGEVENPAWRAQFIGKKVLDDNGQPALKVVKGGARQGDEYAVDGLSGATLTSNGVQHSFDFWMGEMGFGPFLKKVREGELNNG, from the coding sequence GTGGCTGAGATTAAAAATAATGACAGCATCGGCAAGACGCTGATGGTGGTGGTGGTGCTTTGCCTGGTCTGCTCCATTGTGGTGGCAGGATCTGCGGTGGGACTTAAGTCCCGTCAGCAAGAGCAACGCGCTCTCGATAAACAAAGAAACATCCTGGCCGTAGCGGGGCTGATGAACGGTGAAATGAGCGCTGAAGACGTGGCGCAGACCTTTGCCTCACGCATCACGCCGCGTCTGGTTGATCTCAACACCGGCGAACTGCTCGAGACCGACCCGTCTGGCTATAACCAGGCTCAGGCGCTGAAAGATCCGCAGCGCAGCACCGAACTGGATGCCAGCCAGGATCCGGCAGGTATCAAACGCCGCAGCAATACGGCGGAGATCTATCTGGTGCGAGATGAACAACAGCGCGTTCAGGAGCTGGTCCTGCCGATCTACGGCAACGGCCTGTGGTCGATGATGTATGCCTTTGTGGCTCTGAATACCGATGGCCGCACCGTTAAGGGCATCACCTACTACGATCAGGGCGAAACCCCGGGGCTGGGCGGTGAAGTGGAAAACCCGGCCTGGCGCGCGCAGTTTATCGGCAAAAAAGTGCTGGATGACAACGGCCAGCCGGCGCTGAAAGTGGTGAAAGGTGGAGCGCGTCAGGGTGATGAGTACGCTGTCGACGGCCTGTCGGGCGCCACGCTGACCTCAAACGGCGTGCAGCACAGCTTTGATTTCTGGATGGGCGAGATGGGTTTTGGTCCTTTTCTTAAGAAGGTACGTGAAGGAGAGCTGAACAATGGCTGA
- a CDS encoding NADH:ubiquinone reductase (Na(+)-transporting) subunit D produces MADAGELKEVKRVLIGPLIANNPITLQVLGVCSALAVTTKLETAVVMTLAVTLVTAFSSMFISMIRHHIPNSVRIIVQMAIIASLVIVVDQLLRAFAYETSKQLSVFVGLIITNCIVMGRAEAYAMKMPPLASFMDGIGNGLGYGVILLTVGFLRELIGSGKLFGITVLDTVQNGGWYLPNGLFLLAPSAFFIIGLLIWAVRTWRPEQQEKE; encoded by the coding sequence ATGGCTGATGCGGGCGAACTGAAAGAAGTTAAACGGGTTCTTATCGGGCCGCTCATCGCCAATAACCCGATTACCCTGCAGGTGCTGGGTGTCTGTTCGGCGCTGGCGGTCACGACAAAACTGGAAACCGCGGTGGTGATGACCCTGGCGGTGACGCTGGTGACGGCGTTTTCCAGCATGTTTATCTCGATGATCCGCCACCATATCCCGAACAGCGTGCGCATTATCGTGCAGATGGCGATCATCGCTTCGCTGGTGATCGTGGTGGATCAGCTGCTGCGGGCGTTTGCCTACGAAACCTCAAAACAGCTGTCGGTCTTTGTGGGCCTGATCATCACCAACTGCATCGTGATGGGGCGTGCAGAAGCCTATGCGATGAAAATGCCGCCGCTGGCCAGCTTTATGGACGGTATCGGCAACGGTCTTGGCTATGGCGTGATCCTGCTGACGGTCGGTTTCTTGCGCGAGCTTATCGGCAGCGGCAAACTGTTTGGTATCACCGTGCTGGACACCGTGCAAAACGGTGGCTGGTATCTGCCAAACGGCTTGTTCCTGCTGGCGCCCAGCGCGTTCTTCATTATCGGTTTGCTGATCTGGGCGGTGAGAACCTGGCGTCCTGAACAGCAGGAAAAGGAGTAA
- the nqrE gene encoding NADH:ubiquinone reductase (Na(+)-transporting) subunit E: MAHYISLFVRAVFVENMALAFFLGMCTFLAVSKKVSTAFGLGVAVTVVLGLAVPINNLVFNLVLRDSALVEGVDLSFLNFITFIGVIAALVQILEMILDKYFPSLYTALGIFLPLIAVNCAIFGGVSFMVQRDYNFTESVVYGFGSGIGWMLAIVAMAGLREKMKYANVPAGLRGLGITFITTGLMALGFMSFSGVQL, encoded by the coding sequence ATGGCTCATTACATTAGTCTGTTTGTGCGCGCGGTGTTTGTCGAAAACATGGCGCTCGCGTTTTTCCTCGGGATGTGTACCTTCCTCGCGGTGTCGAAAAAGGTGTCGACGGCCTTTGGCCTGGGCGTTGCCGTTACGGTAGTGCTGGGTCTGGCGGTGCCGATCAATAACCTGGTCTTTAATCTGGTGCTGCGCGACAGCGCGCTGGTTGAGGGCGTTGATCTGAGCTTCCTCAACTTCATTACCTTCATTGGGGTGATTGCGGCGCTGGTGCAGATCCTCGAGATGATCCTCGATAAGTACTTCCCGTCACTGTATACCGCGCTGGGCATCTTCCTGCCGCTGATTGCGGTGAACTGCGCCATCTTCGGTGGCGTGTCGTTCATGGTGCAGCGTGATTATAACTTTACCGAGTCGGTGGTGTACGGCTTCGGCTCCGGTATTGGCTGGATGCTGGCTATCGTGGCGATGGCGGGTCTGCGCGAAAAAATGAAGTATGCCAACGTGCCGGCCGGGTTGCGCGGCTTAGGGATCACCTTTATCACCACCGGTCTGATGGCGCTGGGCTTTATGTCCTTCTCCGGTGTGCAGCTGTAA
- the nqrF gene encoding NADH:ubiquinone reductase (Na(+)-transporting) subunit F, protein MEIILGVVMFTLIVLVLSGLILVARSKLVNSGDVIIEINDEADKQIRTPAGDKLLNTLSGNGIFISSACGGGGSCGQCRVTVKEGGGDILPTELSHISKREAKEGCRLACQVAVRQNMKIELPEEIFGVKKWECEVISNDNKATFIKELKLRVPDGEDVPFRAGGYIQIECPEHTVAYKDFDVPEQYRGDWDRFNLFRFVSEVKEPTLRAYSMANYPEEKGIIMLNVRIATPPPGVPDAPPGIMSSYIWSLKAGDKVTISGPFGEFFAKETDAEMVFIGGGAGMAPMRSHIFDQLKRLGSQRKISFWYGARSLREMFYQEEFEQLARDNPNFSFHIALSDPQPEDNWTGYTGFIHNVLYENYLKHHAAPEDCEFYMCGPPMMNAAVIKMLQDLGVEDENIMLDDFGG, encoded by the coding sequence ATGGAAATTATTCTTGGCGTGGTGATGTTCACGCTGATCGTGCTGGTGCTCTCGGGGCTGATTCTGGTAGCGCGATCAAAGCTGGTCAATTCCGGCGATGTGATCATTGAGATTAACGATGAGGCAGACAAGCAGATCCGGACGCCTGCGGGCGACAAACTGCTGAACACGCTCTCTGGCAACGGCATTTTTATCTCCTCTGCCTGTGGCGGCGGCGGCTCGTGCGGACAATGCCGGGTCACTGTTAAAGAGGGCGGTGGCGATATCCTGCCGACCGAGCTGTCGCACATCAGCAAGCGTGAGGCGAAAGAGGGCTGTCGTCTGGCGTGCCAGGTGGCGGTGCGCCAGAACATGAAGATCGAACTGCCGGAGGAGATCTTCGGCGTGAAGAAGTGGGAGTGCGAGGTTATCTCCAACGATAACAAAGCCACCTTCATTAAAGAGCTGAAACTGCGCGTGCCCGATGGCGAAGATGTGCCGTTCCGTGCGGGCGGCTACATTCAGATCGAGTGCCCGGAACATACTGTCGCCTATAAAGATTTTGATGTGCCTGAGCAGTACCGCGGCGACTGGGACAGATTCAACCTGTTCCGCTTTGTCTCTGAGGTCAAAGAGCCGACGCTTCGCGCCTACTCCATGGCTAACTACCCGGAAGAGAAGGGCATCATTATGCTCAACGTGCGTATTGCTACGCCGCCGCCAGGCGTGCCGGATGCACCACCGGGGATCATGTCTTCCTATATCTGGTCGCTGAAAGCGGGGGATAAAGTCACCATCTCCGGGCCGTTTGGTGAGTTCTTTGCCAAAGAGACCGACGCCGAAATGGTCTTTATCGGCGGCGGAGCCGGAATGGCGCCGATGCGCTCGCACATTTTCGACCAGCTTAAGCGTCTCGGCAGCCAGCGTAAAATCAGCTTCTGGTACGGCGCCCGCTCCCTGCGCGAGATGTTCTATCAGGAGGAGTTTGAGCAGCTGGCGCGGGATAACCCGAACTTTAGCTTCCATATTGCGCTTTCCGATCCGCAGCCGGAAGACAACTGGACCGGCTATACCGGCTTCATTCATAACGTGCTGTATGAAAACTATCTGAAGCACCACGCCGCACCGGAAGACTGCGAGTTCTACATGTGTGGTCCGCCAATGATGAACGCAGCAGTCATTAAAATGCTGCAGGATCTGGGCGTGGAAGATGAGAACATCATGCTGGATGATTTTGGAGGCTGA
- the nqrM gene encoding (Na+)-NQR maturation NqrM, translated as MMMTFVLTFVVFVLVIFGMSLGWLIKRKSIQGSCGGISSLGMEKVCDCPEPCDARKKRMEREAQRQQNRIL; from the coding sequence ATGATGATGACCTTCGTGCTGACCTTTGTCGTCTTTGTGCTGGTGATCTTCGGCATGTCGCTCGGCTGGCTGATTAAGCGCAAAAGCATTCAGGGCAGCTGCGGCGGCATCTCTTCCCTGGGGATGGAGAAAGTCTGCGATTGTCCTGAGCCTTGCGACGCGCGCAAAAAGCGCATGGAGCGAGAGGCACAGCGCCAGCAAAACAGGATCCTCTGA
- a CDS encoding glycerophosphodiester phosphodiesterase family protein translates to MKKMIIASLLIATHAWADPQIIAHRGGTADAPENTLPAIALALENHAQAIWITVQLSRDGVPVLYRPSDLSALTTAQGKVSRYTQAELATFNAGAKWKENVAGATIPTLKAVLERWPETPFYIDIKSPDADPAEMGKQLLTVLKETNSLKRVRVYSTEDRYLDALPAEISRFVTRSETRTRLANISLNHVCQTPAKKMEAYWYGLELNRKVEVVEKFTLGEGVSPATLTWDKEAMDCFRSQGNGHIILLGVNSAGDYQKAKALGADGVMVDSPAQAREWLK, encoded by the coding sequence ATGAAAAAGATGATTATTGCTTCACTGCTGATCGCCACTCACGCCTGGGCGGACCCACAGATTATCGCCCACCGTGGTGGAACCGCAGACGCACCAGAGAATACCCTTCCGGCGATCGCGCTGGCGCTGGAAAACCACGCTCAGGCTATCTGGATTACCGTACAGCTCAGCCGTGACGGCGTGCCTGTCCTGTATCGTCCCAGCGATTTAAGTGCGTTAACCACGGCGCAGGGAAAAGTGTCCCGGTATACCCAGGCGGAACTCGCGACGTTTAATGCAGGCGCGAAATGGAAAGAGAATGTCGCTGGCGCCACGATCCCGACGCTGAAAGCCGTGCTTGAACGCTGGCCTGAGACTCCGTTCTACATTGATATCAAATCCCCTGATGCAGATCCGGCAGAAATGGGCAAACAGCTGCTTACCGTGCTGAAAGAGACCAATAGCCTGAAACGCGTGCGCGTGTACTCAACGGAAGATCGCTATCTGGATGCTCTGCCAGCTGAAATTTCACGCTTTGTCACCCGGAGTGAAACCCGTACCCGGCTGGCAAATATCTCGCTGAACCACGTGTGCCAGACGCCAGCAAAGAAAATGGAGGCGTACTGGTACGGGCTGGAGCTGAACCGCAAGGTGGAAGTGGTGGAAAAGTTCACCCTTGGCGAGGGTGTTTCTCCGGCAACCCTGACCTGGGATAAAGAGGCGATGGACTGTTTCCGCTCTCAGGGTAATGGACACATTATCCTGCTGGGAGTCAATTCCGCAGGGGATTACCAGAAAGCAAAAGCCCTGGGGGCAGACGGCGTGATGGTCGATTCTCCCGCTCAGGCGCGAGAGTGGCTGAAGTAA
- the dinB gene encoding DNA polymerase IV — protein MRKIIHVDMDCFFAAVEMRDNPALRDIPIAIGGSRERRGVISTANYPARKFGVRSAMPTAMALKLCPHLTLLPGRFDAYKEASHHIREIFSRYTSLIEPLSLDEAYLDVTDSLHCHGSATLMAQEIRQTIFNELQLTASAGVAPVKFLAKIASDLNKPDGQYVITPDEVPAFIKTLPLGKIPGVGKVSASRLESMGLRTCEDVQKSDLAMLLKRFGKFGRVLWERSQGIDERNVNSERLRKSVGVERTLAEDIHEWEACEAIIVEQLYPELERRLTKVKPDLLIARQGVKLKFNDFQQTTQEHVWPRLNKEDLIATAKKTWEERRAGRGVRLVGLHVTLLDPQLERQLVLGL, from the coding sequence ATGCGCAAAATCATCCATGTCGATATGGACTGTTTTTTTGCTGCGGTGGAGATGCGGGACAACCCGGCGCTGCGGGATATCCCCATTGCCATTGGCGGCAGTCGCGAACGGCGTGGCGTGATCAGTACAGCTAACTATCCGGCGCGCAAGTTTGGCGTGCGCAGCGCCATGCCAACCGCGATGGCATTAAAACTTTGTCCCCATCTTACCCTCTTGCCGGGGCGCTTTGATGCCTATAAAGAAGCGTCTCACCATATCCGTGAAATCTTTTCCCGCTACACCTCCCTGATTGAACCCCTGTCGCTGGACGAAGCCTATCTGGACGTCACCGACAGCCTGCACTGTCACGGTTCCGCCACGCTGATGGCTCAGGAGATCCGCCAGACGATTTTCAATGAACTGCAGCTCACCGCTTCGGCGGGCGTCGCGCCGGTAAAATTTCTCGCCAAAATCGCCTCGGACCTCAATAAGCCCGACGGCCAGTATGTGATTACCCCTGACGAGGTTCCGGCGTTTATCAAAACGCTGCCGCTCGGCAAGATCCCGGGCGTGGGTAAAGTCTCCGCCTCCCGGCTGGAGAGCATGGGGCTGCGCACCTGCGAAGATGTGCAAAAAAGCGATCTGGCGATGCTGCTCAAGCGCTTTGGTAAGTTTGGCCGCGTGCTGTGGGAGCGCAGCCAGGGCATTGACGAGCGCAATGTTAACAGCGAGCGGCTGCGTAAATCGGTTGGTGTGGAACGGACGCTCGCCGAGGATATCCACGAGTGGGAAGCCTGCGAAGCCATCATTGTTGAACAGCTTTATCCTGAACTGGAGCGGCGGCTTACGAAGGTCAAACCGGATCTGCTGATTGCCCGCCAGGGGGTGAAGCTGAAGTTTAACGACTTTCAGCAAACCACGCAGGAACACGTCTGGCCGCGTCTCAACAAAGAGGATCTGATTGCGACCGCGAAGAAAACCTGGGAAGAGCGTCGGGCAGGACGCGGGGTTCGGCTGGTGGGGTTACACGTCACGCTGCTGGATCCGCAGCTGGAACGACAGCTGGTGCTGGGGCTGTAA
- the pepD gene encoding cytosol nonspecific dipeptidase, translated as MSELSQLSPQPLWDIFAKICSIPHPSYHEEQLAEHIMGWAKEKGLHAERDQVGNILIRKPATAGMENRKPVVLQAHLDMVPQKNNDTVHDFTKDPIQPYIDGDWVKARGTTLGADNGIGMASALAVLADDRVEHGPLEVLLTMTEEAGMDGAFGLQANWLQADILINTDSEEEGEIYMGCAGGIDFISTLPLTREAIPAGFQTFKLTLKGLKGGHSGADIHLGLGNANKLLARFLAGHAAELDLRLVDFNGGTLRNAIPREAFATLAVAADKADALKKLSSVYVDILKNELEAKEKNLTMVLEAIASDKAALTEASRDRFVQLLNATPNGVIRNSDVAKGVVETSLNVGVVTMGDDSAEIICLIRSLIDSGKDYVVSTLESLGKLSGAKTVAKGSYPGWQPDASSPVMALVRETYQRLFNSTPNIQIIHAGLECGLFKKPYPDMDMVSIGPTITGPHSPDEQVHIESVGNYWTLLTELLKAIPAK; from the coding sequence GTGTCTGAACTGTCTCAACTATCGCCACAACCGCTGTGGGATATTTTTGCCAAAATCTGCTCCATTCCTCATCCGTCCTATCACGAAGAACAGCTTGCCGAACACATTATGGGCTGGGCGAAGGAAAAAGGGCTGCACGCCGAACGCGACCAGGTTGGCAACATTCTGATCCGTAAACCTGCTACCGCAGGCATGGAAAACCGTAAACCTGTTGTGCTGCAGGCTCACCTGGACATGGTGCCACAGAAGAACAACGACACCGTTCACGATTTCACCAAAGACCCGATTCAGCCGTACATCGATGGCGACTGGGTTAAAGCCCGGGGCACCACCCTGGGTGCGGATAACGGCATCGGTATGGCCTCTGCGCTGGCGGTGCTGGCCGACGACCGCGTTGAGCATGGCCCGCTGGAAGTGCTGCTGACCATGACCGAAGAAGCCGGTATGGATGGCGCATTTGGTCTGCAGGCAAACTGGCTGCAGGCGGATATCCTGATCAATACCGATTCCGAAGAGGAAGGCGAAATCTACATGGGTTGCGCGGGCGGTATCGACTTTATCTCCACGCTGCCACTGACCCGTGAAGCGATCCCGGCAGGGTTCCAGACCTTTAAGCTGACGCTGAAAGGGCTGAAAGGCGGCCACTCCGGCGCTGACATTCACTTAGGTTTGGGCAATGCCAACAAGCTGCTGGCCCGTTTCCTGGCCGGTCATGCTGCCGAACTGGATCTGCGTCTGGTGGATTTCAACGGCGGTACGCTGCGTAACGCTATCCCGCGTGAAGCCTTCGCGACCCTGGCCGTTGCCGCAGACAAAGCCGATGCGCTGAAAAAGCTCTCCTCCGTTTATGTGGATATCCTGAAAAACGAACTGGAAGCCAAAGAGAAGAACCTGACCATGGTTCTGGAAGCGATCGCCAGCGATAAAGCGGCGCTGACTGAAGCGTCACGCGATCGTTTTGTTCAGCTGCTGAACGCCACGCCAAACGGCGTGATCCGCAACTCCGACGTGGCGAAAGGCGTGGTGGAAACCTCCCTGAACGTCGGCGTGGTGACCATGGGTGACGACAGCGCAGAGATCATCTGCCTGATCCGCTCCCTGATCGACAGCGGTAAAGACTACGTGGTGAGCACGCTGGAATCTCTGGGCAAACTGTCTGGCGCGAAAACCGTCGCCAAAGGCAGCTACCCGGGCTGGCAGCCGGATGCAAGCTCTCCGGTGATGGCGCTGGTGCGTGAAACTTATCAGCGTCTGTTCAACAGCACGCCGAACATTCAGATTATTCACGCAGGTCTGGAATGCGGTCTGTTTAAAAAGCCGTACCCGGACATGGACATGGTGTCCATCGGGCCAACCATTACCGGTCCGCACTCTCCGGATGAGCAGGTTCATATCGAAAGCGTGGGAAATTACTGGACCCTGCTGACCGAACTGCTGAAAGCGATTCCGGCTAAGTAA
- the gpt gene encoding xanthine phosphoribosyltransferase → MSEKYIVTWDMLQIHARKLAARLMPSEQWKGIIAVSRGGLVPGALLARELGIRHVDTVCISSYDHDNQRELKVLKRAEGDGEGFIVIDDLVDTGGTAVAIREMYPKAHFVTIFAKPAGKPLVDDYVIDIPQDTWIEQPWDMGVVFVPPISGR, encoded by the coding sequence ATGAGCGAAAAATACATCGTCACCTGGGACATGTTGCAGATTCATGCACGTAAACTGGCTGCACGCCTGATGCCATCCGAACAGTGGAAAGGCATTATCGCTGTCAGCCGCGGCGGTCTGGTACCAGGGGCGCTGCTGGCACGTGAGCTGGGTATTCGTCATGTCGATACCGTGTGCATCTCCAGCTACGACCACGACAACCAGCGTGAGCTGAAAGTGCTGAAACGCGCTGAAGGCGATGGTGAAGGTTTCATCGTGATTGACGATCTGGTTGATACCGGCGGTACGGCAGTCGCTATCCGCGAAATGTATCCAAAAGCGCATTTCGTTACCATCTTCGCTAAACCGGCCGGTAAGCCGCTGGTTGACGATTATGTCATTGATATCCCGCAGGATACCTGGATCGAACAGCCATGGGATATGGGCGTCGTATTCGTCCCACCTATTTCAGGCCGCTAA